The following proteins are co-located in the Acidobacteriota bacterium genome:
- the hcp gene encoding hydroxylamine reductase, protein MFCYQCEQTAAGRGCEKVGVCGKDPVTAALQDLLLYAAKGISQYAVRARQCGMKTPQADTFVVEALFTTVTNVNFDAARVEALIRKGAGVKDATRALYEDACKKEGKTPEIVQGPAAWTPAQTRDGLLDQAAGIGIAAAKASLGDDLTGLRELLTYGLKGMAAYVDHAYILGKEDDKVYAFIHEAMDYIARPALDLGRLLELNLKCGEVNLSVMGMLDAVHTGTFGDPVPTPVRVTPVKGKAILVSGHDLKDLAALLEQTSGKGINVYTHGEMLPAHGYPELKKFPHLVGNYGGAWQDQAKEFAAFPGAILMTTNCIQAPRDSYKGRIFTCGLVAWPGVTHISDRDFSPVIAAALAEPGFEADEPEKTILVGFGHNAILGVADKVIEAVKGGQLRHFFLIGGCDGAKSGRNYYTEFAEAVPKDCAILTLACGKYRFNKLEFGDIGGIPRLLDCGQCNDAYSAIKVAGALAEAFGCGVNDLPLSLILSWYEQKACVILLSLLHLGIRNIRLGPTLPAFVTPPVLNVLVEKFNIKPITTVEADLEAALANA, encoded by the coding sequence ATGTTTTGCTACCAATGTGAACAGACGGCCGCCGGCCGCGGTTGCGAGAAGGTGGGCGTTTGCGGGAAAGACCCGGTCACGGCGGCGTTGCAGGATCTCCTCCTGTACGCCGCCAAGGGGATCAGCCAGTATGCCGTCCGGGCGCGACAGTGCGGGATGAAGACCCCGCAGGCCGATACCTTCGTGGTCGAGGCCCTCTTCACCACGGTCACGAACGTCAACTTCGACGCCGCGCGGGTGGAAGCCCTGATCCGCAAAGGGGCGGGCGTGAAGGACGCGACCCGGGCCCTGTACGAGGACGCCTGCAAAAAGGAGGGGAAAACCCCCGAGATCGTGCAGGGGCCGGCCGCATGGACGCCGGCCCAAACCCGCGACGGCCTCCTCGACCAGGCGGCGGGGATCGGCATCGCGGCCGCGAAGGCGTCGCTGGGGGACGACCTGACCGGGCTCCGAGAACTGCTGACCTACGGCCTGAAGGGGATGGCCGCTTACGTGGATCACGCCTACATCCTGGGAAAGGAGGACGACAAGGTCTACGCCTTCATCCATGAGGCCATGGACTACATAGCCCGGCCCGCCCTCGACCTGGGCCGGCTCCTGGAACTGAACCTGAAATGCGGAGAGGTCAACCTCTCCGTGATGGGGATGCTCGATGCGGTCCACACCGGCACCTTTGGCGACCCCGTCCCGACCCCGGTCCGCGTCACCCCGGTCAAGGGGAAGGCGATCCTGGTATCGGGCCATGACCTCAAGGACCTGGCCGCCCTGCTCGAGCAGACCAGCGGGAAGGGGATCAACGTCTACACGCACGGCGAGATGCTTCCGGCCCACGGCTACCCCGAACTCAAGAAATTCCCCCACCTCGTCGGGAACTACGGCGGGGCCTGGCAGGACCAGGCGAAGGAATTCGCCGCCTTCCCGGGCGCCATTCTCATGACCACCAATTGCATCCAGGCCCCGCGCGACTCCTACAAGGGCCGCATCTTCACCTGCGGCCTGGTCGCCTGGCCCGGGGTCACCCACATCTCCGATCGGGACTTCTCCCCCGTCATCGCGGCCGCCCTGGCCGAGCCGGGGTTCGAAGCGGACGAACCGGAAAAGACGATTCTCGTGGGCTTCGGCCACAACGCCATCCTGGGGGTCGCCGACAAGGTCATCGAGGCGGTCAAGGGGGGGCAGCTGCGCCACTTCTTCCTCATCGGCGGCTGCGACGGGGCCAAATCGGGGCGCAACTACTACACCGAGTTCGCCGAGGCCGTCCCGAAGGACTGCGCCATCCTGACCCTGGCCTGCGGCAAGTACCGCTTCAACAAGCTGGAGTTCGGCGACATCGGCGGCATCCCCAGGCTGCTCGACTGCGGCCAGTGCAACGACGCCTATTCGGCCATCAAGGTGGCCGGGGCCCTGGCCGAGGCCTTCGGCTGCGGCGTCAACGACCTGCCGCTGTCGCTCATCCTCTCCTGGTACGAGCAGAAGGCGTGCGTCATCCTCCTCTCGCTCCTGCACCTGGGGATCAGGAACATCCGTCTCGGCCCGACTCTGCCGGCCTTCGTCACGCCGCCCGTGCTCAACGTTCTGGTGGAAAAGTTCAACATCAAGCCGATCACGACCGTCGAGGCGGACCTCGAAGCCGCGCTGGCCAACGCCTAG
- a CDS encoding MATE family efflux transporter, with protein sequence MLARERIGRLLWKLSFPAIIGMMVHGLYNIVDTFFVGRYTGTLGIGGTAVAFPIQMIVMGIGMTIGIGGASILSRRMGERDHEGASTALGNMILLSLVTGVACAAAGLAGVTPLLRLFGANDALMPYATDYITVILMGSPLFTFSMVASSAARAEGNAKVAMNTLLIGGILNVILDPIFIIALDLGVKGAAIATVISMGASCVFLLLYLRSGKSEIRLDWGHMRLRSPIVREIFAVGSSDFARTAAMSVTSAIFNNILRALGGELPIAAFGIIFRIISFVFMPMIGIAQGVQPILGFNYGARQFDRIREGLSLANRSTTALALVGFAVFLAFPAPILGIFSTDPKLIEMGSSAMRWLVLGLPLVGYQNIGTSLFQAIGKAKPAIFLAFSRQVLFLIPAVILLSKLLGLRGVWLSFPVSDVVAFVVTYAMVVRELRRLSRMAGGAAPEGPAGETGVTHPASRIGGKP encoded by the coding sequence ATGCTTGCGCGCGAAAGGATCGGCAGGCTCCTGTGGAAACTGTCCTTCCCCGCCATCATCGGGATGATGGTCCACGGGCTGTACAACATCGTGGACACGTTCTTCGTGGGACGCTACACCGGGACCCTCGGCATCGGGGGGACGGCCGTCGCCTTCCCCATCCAGATGATCGTCATGGGAATCGGGATGACGATCGGGATCGGGGGGGCCTCCATCCTTTCCCGCCGCATGGGGGAGCGGGACCACGAAGGCGCCTCCACCGCGCTCGGGAACATGATCCTCCTTTCCCTCGTCACCGGCGTCGCGTGCGCCGCCGCCGGCCTCGCCGGCGTCACCCCCCTCCTGCGCCTGTTCGGAGCCAACGACGCCCTGATGCCCTACGCCACCGATTACATCACGGTGATCCTGATGGGGAGCCCCCTGTTCACCTTTTCCATGGTCGCCAGTTCGGCCGCCCGGGCGGAGGGAAACGCCAAGGTCGCCATGAACACCCTCCTGATCGGCGGCATCCTCAACGTCATTCTCGACCCCATCTTCATCATCGCCCTGGACCTGGGCGTCAAGGGCGCCGCCATCGCCACGGTGATCTCCATGGGCGCGTCCTGCGTCTTTCTCCTCCTCTACCTGCGGAGCGGCAAGAGCGAGATCCGGCTGGACTGGGGCCACATGCGGCTCCGGTCACCCATCGTCCGGGAGATCTTCGCCGTGGGCTCCTCCGACTTCGCCCGGACGGCGGCCATGAGCGTGACCTCGGCCATCTTCAACAACATCCTCCGCGCCCTGGGGGGGGAACTCCCGATCGCCGCGTTCGGCATCATCTTCCGCATCATCAGCTTCGTCTTCATGCCCATGATCGGCATCGCCCAGGGGGTGCAGCCGATCCTCGGGTTCAATTACGGCGCCCGCCAGTTCGACCGCATCCGGGAGGGGCTCAGCCTGGCGAACCGGAGCACCACCGCCCTGGCCCTGGTCGGCTTCGCGGTGTTCCTCGCCTTCCCGGCGCCCATCCTCGGCATATTCAGCACCGACCCGAAGCTCATCGAGATGGGGTCCTCGGCCATGCGCTGGCTGGTCCTCGGCCTCCCGCTGGTCGGGTATCAGAACATCGGGACCAGCCTCTTCCAGGCGATCGGAAAGGCGAAACCCGCCATCTTCCTCGCCTTCTCGCGCCAGGTCCTGTTCCTGATCCCCGCGGTGATCCTCCTGTCGAAACTGCTCGGGCTGCGGGGGGTCTGGCTCTCCTTTCCGGTGTCCGACGTGGTCGCGTTCGTCGTCACCTACGCCATGGTGGTCCGCGAACTGCGCCGCCTTTCCCGCATGGCGGGGGGCGCGGCCCCGGAGGGCCCCGCCGGGGAGACCGGGGTCACGCATCCGGCTTCCAGAATCGGGGGGAAACCCTGA
- a CDS encoding polyprenyl synthetase family protein — protein MAEVEAELARQSSSVIPLVHDIGQYVCHGGGKRVRPAILLLGAQMCGYDGPVGPRLGAVVEMIHAATLVHDDIIDNASTRRGRPSVNARWGNEITVLMGDWLYMTSFRLALGERRIEVMDVLIEVTRKMVEGELIQLTLNGNLDITEAQHLDISTRKTAVLFSACSQLGGVLGAVGKEGEERLRLYGLNVGLAFQLVDDVLDLTSDETTLGKPVRSDLKEGKLTLPLIYLMREGDPGHRELIRNVLQSANPDAEGQERISRLVREHRTAERVMEKAQDYARKAKACLEGFPPGRAREALLSIPDFLVERDR, from the coding sequence ATGGCCGAGGTCGAGGCGGAGCTCGCGCGCCAGTCCAGTTCCGTGATCCCCCTGGTTCACGATATCGGGCAGTACGTGTGCCACGGCGGCGGCAAGCGGGTGCGCCCCGCCATTCTGCTGCTCGGGGCGCAGATGTGCGGCTACGACGGCCCGGTCGGGCCCCGGCTGGGCGCGGTGGTGGAAATGATCCACGCCGCCACGCTGGTCCACGACGACATCATCGACAACGCCTCCACGCGCCGCGGCCGGCCGAGCGTCAACGCCCGGTGGGGGAACGAAATCACCGTGCTGATGGGGGACTGGCTGTACATGACCTCCTTCCGCCTGGCGCTGGGGGAGCGCCGGATCGAGGTGATGGACGTCCTCATCGAGGTCACGCGCAAGATGGTGGAGGGGGAGCTCATCCAACTCACCCTGAACGGCAATCTGGACATCACCGAGGCGCAGCACCTGGATATCTCGACCCGCAAGACGGCCGTGCTTTTCTCCGCCTGCTCCCAGCTCGGCGGGGTCCTGGGCGCGGTCGGGAAGGAGGGGGAGGAGAGGCTGAGGCTGTACGGGCTCAACGTCGGGCTGGCGTTCCAGTTGGTCGACGACGTGCTGGATCTCACCTCGGACGAGACGACGCTGGGCAAGCCGGTACGGAGCGACCTCAAGGAGGGAAAGCTGACGCTCCCCCTGATTTACCTGATGCGGGAGGGGGACCCCGGGCACCGGGAACTGATACGGAATGTCCTGCAATCGGCGAACCCGGACGCGGAGGGGCAGGAAAGGATCTCGCGCCTGGTGCGGGAGCACCGGACGGCCGAACGCGTCATGGAAAAGGCCCAGGATTACGCCCGCAAGGCCAAAGCGTGCCTCGAAGGTTTCCCCCCGGGCCGGGCCCGGGAGGCCCTCCTCTCCATCCCCGATTTCCTCGTGGAACGCGACCGCTGA
- a CDS encoding Crp/Fnr family transcriptional regulator, giving the protein MDVYSILDQARFFDGISEASKRILTRFCRPLERPRQSVLFREGETGEAMYLLARGRISLGKVSEAGDETVIKVLKPGEAFAEVVLFERRVYPVTAVALTDVLVMRILRRDMLDLLGQEDFRNDFIAMLLRKQRYLTDRIQHLTRHDVAERLRAFLAEQYGERLDIRVEMNKKQLAAAIGATPETLSRLLQDLKRRGLLSWKQSEIRVSPRFWKPDA; this is encoded by the coding sequence ATGGATGTTTACAGCATACTCGATCAGGCACGGTTTTTCGACGGCATTTCCGAGGCCAGCAAGAGAATCCTGACCCGGTTCTGCCGGCCGCTCGAGCGCCCCCGGCAGTCGGTGCTGTTCCGGGAGGGGGAGACGGGGGAGGCGATGTACCTGCTGGCGCGGGGGCGCATCTCGCTGGGCAAGGTGTCGGAAGCGGGGGACGAAACCGTCATCAAGGTGCTCAAGCCGGGCGAGGCCTTCGCGGAAGTGGTCCTGTTCGAACGGAGGGTGTACCCGGTGACGGCGGTGGCGCTCACCGACGTCCTCGTGATGCGGATCCTGCGGCGCGACATGCTCGACCTGCTCGGCCAGGAGGATTTCCGCAACGATTTCATCGCCATGCTCCTTCGCAAGCAGCGGTACCTCACCGACCGGATCCAGCACCTGACGCGCCACGATGTCGCCGAGCGGCTGCGGGCGTTTCTGGCGGAGCAGTACGGGGAGAGGCTCGACATCCGGGTGGAAATGAACAAGAAACAGCTGGCCGCCGCCATCGGCGCCACCCCGGAGACCCTGTCGCGGCTGCTTCAGGACCTGAAGCGGCGCGGGCTCCTCTCCTGGAAGCAGAGCGAGATCAGGGTTTCCCCCCGATTCTGGAAGCCGGATGCGTGA
- the metG gene encoding methionine--tRNA ligase subunit beta, with translation MSEETPNPVKSEETPNRIGIEEFARVQLRVGQVLEAEKIEGSRKLLKLRVDIGTEVRQVVAGIAEAYEPESLLSRKIVIVANLKPARLMGVESDGMVVAATADGKPVLATFAEDVPNGALLK, from the coding sequence ATGAGTGAAGAAACGCCGAATCCGGTCAAGAGTGAAGAGACGCCGAACAGGATCGGCATCGAGGAGTTTGCCAGGGTGCAGTTGCGGGTGGGGCAGGTGCTGGAGGCGGAAAAGATCGAAGGTTCCCGCAAGCTCCTGAAGCTCAGGGTGGATATCGGGACGGAGGTGCGCCAGGTCGTGGCGGGGATCGCCGAGGCCTACGAACCGGAAAGCCTGCTCAGCAGGAAGATAGTGATCGTGGCCAACCTGAAGCCGGCCAGGCTCATGGGGGTCGAATCCGACGGCATGGTGGTCGCGGCCACCGCGGACGGGAAACCGGTCCTGGCCACCTTCGCCGAGGACGTTCCGAACGGCGCCTTGCTCAAATAG
- the larC gene encoding nickel pincer cofactor biosynthesis protein LarC, translating into MGTVPSVSTDTILFIEPVSGASGDMFIGALLDLGFGFGELREKLRLLPLEGYELATEKLLRCGIQATRFHVKVEHSHHHRTFKGIREMIASSPLSPWVRERSIDAFRVLAGAEGAIHGLPPEEVHFHEVGAVDSIVDIVGTMIAMEPLRSARVVSSAVNVGKGTLQCQHGTYPVPGPAAQALLRNVPVFSNSVDGELTTPTGAALLVTLVGSFGDRPAMRISATGYGAGTRETPGNANVLRMSLGEPAAAAAPGPDEQVAVIEATIDDMSPQLYGHFLEKALEAGALDVYATPVQMKKNRPGQKVTCVCAPGEIDRMTALMFRETTTIGVRCTLQRRRTLRREFVKVETPFGPVAVKRSLLDGREVNFVPEFEDCRRLADLAGAALKEVQAAAVHAYLGARVDPGNPVGKDIE; encoded by the coding sequence GTGGGCACGGTACCCTCGGTTTCCACGGACACGATTCTGTTCATCGAACCGGTTTCGGGCGCTAGCGGTGACATGTTCATCGGCGCGCTGCTCGACCTCGGTTTCGGTTTCGGGGAGCTGCGGGAGAAGCTTCGGCTCCTCCCCCTCGAGGGGTACGAGCTCGCGACCGAGAAGCTCCTCCGCTGCGGGATCCAGGCGACCCGGTTCCACGTGAAGGTGGAGCACTCGCACCATCACCGGACCTTCAAGGGCATCCGGGAGATGATAGCGTCGAGCCCCCTGTCGCCCTGGGTCCGGGAGAGGTCGATCGACGCCTTCCGGGTCCTGGCCGGGGCCGAGGGGGCGATCCACGGCCTCCCCCCGGAAGAGGTCCATTTCCACGAGGTCGGCGCGGTCGATTCGATCGTGGATATCGTGGGGACGATGATCGCCATGGAGCCGCTCCGCTCCGCCCGCGTCGTTTCCTCCGCCGTGAACGTGGGGAAGGGGACGCTCCAGTGCCAGCACGGCACCTACCCGGTTCCCGGCCCGGCGGCCCAGGCGCTGCTCCGTAACGTCCCGGTCTTTTCCAACAGCGTCGACGGGGAACTGACCACCCCGACGGGGGCGGCGCTGCTCGTCACGCTCGTCGGGAGTTTCGGCGACCGCCCGGCGATGAGGATCTCGGCCACGGGGTACGGGGCCGGGACCCGCGAGACTCCGGGGAACGCGAATGTCCTGAGGATGAGCCTGGGCGAGCCGGCCGCCGCGGCGGCCCCCGGGCCCGACGAGCAGGTGGCGGTGATCGAGGCGACGATCGACGACATGAGCCCGCAGCTTTACGGCCATTTCCTGGAGAAGGCCCTCGAGGCGGGGGCCCTGGACGTTTACGCGACCCCGGTGCAGATGAAGAAGAACCGGCCGGGACAGAAGGTGACGTGCGTGTGCGCCCCCGGGGAGATCGATCGCATGACGGCGCTGATGTTCCGGGAGACCACCACGATCGGGGTGCGCTGCACCCTGCAGCGGCGCCGGACGCTCCGGCGCGAGTTCGTGAAGGTCGAAACGCCCTTCGGCCCCGTCGCCGTGAAGCGATCGCTCCTCGACGGGCGGGAGGTCAACTTCGTGCCCGAATTTGAAGACTGCCGCCGCCTGGCCGACCTGGCCGGCGCCGCCCTGAAGGAGGTCCAGGCCGCGGCCGTGCACGCATATCTCGGGGCCCGGGTCGATCCGGGGAACCCCGTCGGGAAGGACATCGAATGA
- the argS gene encoding arginine--tRNA ligase: MLLTITRNLEKTLLRSISERYGIRYDSLSFTVPPKIELGELALPVAFDLARKVRRPPAQIAGELAADAGSLPGIGRVDVAGGGYLNFHLDRGSLARLLARSIGRKRFGRETEPDPGGKIIVEHTNINPNKAAHIGHLRNATLGDSFVRCLRFLGRQVEAQNYLDNTGVQVADVVVGLERMQNRTLAEVAAIGGKFDYFCWDVYAQVSDFYQRSEENKQWRSRTLQAVEAGGNPTAELAEHVAMRIVDAHLATMERINVRYDLLPRESEILHLHFWDTAFRLLKERGAVYYVDEGKNRGCWVMNTGETQPEAARAEAEDDEKIIVRSDGTVTYVGKDIAYQLWKFGLLGLDFQYRRYPRETGHPGEPGHPGGPGHPLWITVAEGGGADAPRFGHAERVYNVIDSRQAYLQSIVVQGLRALGYTAQADNSIHFSYEMVALSPACCDELGFPLSDEDRKRPYVEVSGRKGLGVKADDLLDALEEKALGEVRARHSLPEEEARRIARTIAVGALRYFLLRFSRNTVIAFDLREALSFDGETGPYVQYAAVRAGNIFRKLEESGERAPALEGEFPGLDAFLDENDEIWDLVCQAARFPEIVRQISQNLELGQLCKYAFSLAQKFNLFYHKHHILSETDPLKKSHLLLVADLVRRQLEKALDLLGCEVPAKM, encoded by the coding sequence ATGCTGCTGACCATTACCAGAAACCTCGAAAAGACCTTGCTGCGAAGCATTTCCGAAAGATACGGCATCCGGTACGACTCCCTGAGTTTCACGGTCCCCCCGAAGATCGAGCTGGGCGAACTGGCGCTTCCCGTGGCCTTCGACCTGGCCCGCAAGGTGCGGCGCCCGCCCGCCCAGATCGCCGGGGAACTGGCCGCGGACGCCGGGAGCCTCCCCGGGATCGGGAGGGTGGATGTCGCCGGCGGGGGGTATCTGAACTTCCATCTCGACCGGGGGTCCCTGGCGCGCCTCCTGGCGCGCAGCATCGGGCGGAAGCGGTTCGGGCGCGAAACGGAACCGGACCCGGGCGGCAAGATCATCGTCGAACACACCAACATCAACCCCAACAAGGCGGCCCACATCGGGCATCTGCGCAACGCCACCCTGGGGGATTCCTTCGTCCGCTGTCTCCGGTTCCTGGGGCGGCAGGTCGAGGCGCAGAACTATCTCGACAACACCGGCGTCCAGGTCGCCGACGTCGTCGTGGGACTCGAGCGGATGCAGAACCGGACGCTCGCGGAGGTGGCCGCGATCGGGGGGAAATTCGACTATTTCTGCTGGGACGTCTACGCCCAGGTGTCCGATTTCTACCAGCGGTCGGAGGAAAACAAACAGTGGCGCAGCCGGACGCTGCAGGCGGTGGAGGCGGGGGGCAACCCCACCGCGGAGCTGGCCGAGCACGTGGCGATGCGCATCGTCGACGCCCACCTGGCGACCATGGAGCGCATCAACGTCCGGTACGACCTCCTCCCGCGCGAAAGCGAAATCCTCCACCTGCACTTCTGGGACACCGCCTTCCGGCTCCTGAAGGAGCGGGGGGCCGTCTACTACGTCGACGAGGGAAAAAACCGCGGCTGCTGGGTCATGAACACCGGCGAGACGCAACCGGAGGCGGCGCGCGCGGAGGCGGAAGACGACGAGAAGATCATCGTCCGATCCGACGGGACCGTCACCTACGTCGGCAAGGACATCGCCTACCAGCTCTGGAAATTCGGGCTGCTGGGCCTGGATTTCCAGTACCGGAGGTACCCCCGGGAGACCGGGCACCCGGGCGAACCCGGGCACCCGGGAGGACCCGGGCACCCGCTCTGGATCACCGTCGCGGAGGGGGGCGGCGCCGATGCGCCCCGGTTCGGGCATGCCGAGCGCGTCTACAACGTCATCGACAGCCGACAGGCCTACCTGCAGTCGATCGTGGTCCAGGGGTTGCGGGCGCTCGGGTACACGGCCCAGGCGGACAACTCGATTCACTTTTCCTACGAAATGGTCGCCCTCAGCCCGGCATGCTGCGACGAACTCGGCTTCCCCCTTTCCGACGAGGACCGGAAACGCCCCTACGTCGAGGTGTCCGGGCGGAAGGGGCTGGGGGTCAAGGCCGACGACCTGCTCGACGCGCTCGAGGAAAAGGCCCTCGGAGAGGTCCGGGCGCGGCACTCCCTGCCCGAAGAGGAGGCGCGGCGGATCGCGCGGACGATCGCCGTGGGCGCCCTGCGCTATTTCCTGCTCCGTTTTTCCCGCAACACCGTCATCGCCTTCGATCTCAGGGAGGCGCTCAGCTTCGACGGGGAAACGGGCCCCTACGTTCAGTACGCCGCCGTGCGGGCGGGCAACATCTTCCGAAAGCTCGAGGAGTCGGGGGAAAGGGCGCCGGCGCTGGAGGGAGAGTTCCCCGGGCTGGACGCGTTTCTGGACGAAAACGACGAAATCTGGGACCTCGTCTGCCAGGCGGCGCGCTTCCCCGAAATCGTGCGCCAGATCTCCCAGAACCTGGAACTGGGCCAGCTGTGCAAATACGCTTTCTCGCTGGCACAGAAGTTCAATCTCTTCTATCATAAACACCATATTCTTTCGGAAACGGACCCGCTGAAGAAGAGCCATCTCCTGCTGGTGGCGGATCTGGTCCGCCGCCAGCTCGAAAAAGCGCTCGATCTGCTCGGCTGCGAGGTGCCGGCCAAGATGTGA